In a genomic window of Deinococcus aestuarii:
- a CDS encoding GNAT family N-acetyltransferase encodes MTSEPRPVPPAPLAEWLDPVTLAGRHVTLVPLGEAHAADLHAGADEDTYALLARGGPEARTAQGWAAYLTRLNALPGRVNWAVLVGGRAVGRISYSEVRPADRWAEIGTMLVPAAQGTAANPGGKLLLMTRAFEELGANRVHFKVDARNARSLRALEKLGAVREGTLRQFQVRPDGYARDSVMFSVLGREWPGVKAGLEARLAALHSPG; translated from the coding sequence GTGACCTCCGAGCCCCGTCCCGTTCCTCCCGCCCCGCTCGCCGAGTGGCTCGACCCCGTGACCCTGGCCGGGCGGCACGTCACCCTCGTGCCGCTGGGGGAGGCGCACGCCGCAGACCTGCACGCGGGGGCGGACGAGGACACCTACGCCCTGCTGGCGCGGGGCGGACCGGAAGCGCGCACGGCACAGGGCTGGGCGGCCTACCTCACGCGGCTGAACGCCCTGCCGGGCCGGGTGAACTGGGCCGTCCTCGTGGGCGGGCGGGCCGTGGGCCGCATCAGCTACAGCGAGGTCAGGCCCGCCGACCGCTGGGCCGAGATCGGCACCATGCTCGTGCCCGCCGCGCAGGGCACCGCCGCGAACCCGGGGGGCAAGCTGCTGCTGATGACGCGCGCCTTCGAGGAGCTCGGCGCGAACCGGGTGCACTTCAAGGTGGACGCCCGCAACGCCCGCAGCCTGCGCGCGCTGGAAAAGCTCGGCGCGGTGCGGGAAGGCACCCTGCGCCAGTTTCAGGTGCGGCCCGACGGCTACGCCCGCGACAGCGTGATGTTCAGCGTGCTGGGCCGCGAGTGGCCGGGGGTGAAGGCCGGGCTGGAGGCGCGGCTGGCCGCCCTCCATTCCCCTGGATGA
- the recR gene encoding recombination mediator RecR: MKYPPSLVALIRELSRLPGIGPKSAQRLAFHLFEQPREDIERLAGALLSAKRELHTCPVCFNITDAELCDVCSDSTRDQATICVVEEPGDVIAIERSGEYRGLYHVLHGVLSPMNGVGPEKLHLRPLLPRVGEGMEVILATGTTVEGDATALYLQRLLEPLGAVVSRIAYGLPVGGALEYADEVTLGRALSGRQRVSQPPAFPPRRDDEPDGAAPPPR; the protein is encoded by the coding sequence GTGAAGTACCCGCCTTCGCTGGTGGCGCTGATCCGGGAGCTGTCGCGGCTGCCGGGGATCGGGCCGAAGAGTGCGCAGCGGCTCGCCTTTCACCTGTTCGAGCAGCCGCGCGAGGACATCGAGCGGCTCGCGGGGGCGCTGCTCTCGGCCAAGCGGGAACTGCACACCTGCCCGGTGTGTTTCAACATCACCGACGCGGAGTTGTGCGACGTGTGCAGCGACTCCACCCGCGACCAGGCGACGATCTGCGTGGTCGAGGAACCCGGGGACGTGATCGCCATCGAGCGCAGCGGGGAGTACCGGGGGCTGTACCACGTGCTGCACGGTGTTCTCAGCCCGATGAACGGGGTGGGGCCGGAGAAGCTGCACCTCCGCCCGCTGCTGCCGCGCGTGGGGGAGGGCATGGAGGTCATCCTGGCGACGGGCACGACCGTGGAGGGGGACGCGACGGCGCTCTACCTCCAGCGGCTGCTCGAACCGCTCGGCGCCGTGGTGAGCCGCATCGCCTACGGGCTGCCGGTGGGCGGCGCGCTGGAGTACGCCGACGAGGTGACGCTGGGCCGGGCGCTGAGCGGGCGCCAGCGGGTGAGCCAGCCCCCCGCCTTCCCCCCGCGCCGGGACGACGAGCCGGACGGGGCCGCTCCCCCGCCGCGCTAG
- a CDS encoding YbaB/EbfC family nucleoid-associated protein, which yields MDMKKLMKQMQQAQAAAAKIQENLAAQTVEGSASGLVTVTMNGHGKVTGLKIKPEAVDPGDVEALEDLLLVALADASGKADALQQEATRGLGIPGF from the coding sequence ATGGACATGAAGAAGCTGATGAAGCAGATGCAGCAGGCGCAGGCCGCTGCCGCCAAGATTCAGGAGAATCTGGCCGCGCAGACGGTGGAGGGCAGCGCCAGCGGGCTCGTCACCGTCACGATGAACGGGCACGGCAAGGTGACCGGGCTGAAGATCAAGCCCGAGGCGGTGGACCCCGGCGACGTGGAGGCCCTCGAGGACCTGCTGCTCGTGGCGCTCGCGGACGCCTCCGGCAAGGCCGACGCCCTGCAACAGGAGGCGACGCGCGGGCTGGGGATTCCCGGCTTCTGA
- the infC gene encoding translation initiation factor IF-3 has product MMTIAKEHKVNEQIRVRQIRLIGAEGEQIGIIDTRDALGMAREKGLDLVMVSPQAVPPVCRLLDYGRFRYEQQQNEKENRKRVRAQEVKAIKFRVKIDDHDFNTKTGHVRRFLEEGHKVKVTIMFRGRERTHPELGERILHRVADTLADIGAPEGMPSMMGMDMNMIMAPKAGAAPRRPADAPEGGVAVNA; this is encoded by the coding sequence GTGATGACAATAGCGAAAGAACACAAGGTCAACGAGCAGATTCGCGTTCGCCAGATTCGGTTGATCGGCGCGGAGGGTGAGCAGATCGGGATCATCGACACGCGCGACGCCCTGGGCATGGCGCGTGAGAAGGGCCTGGACCTCGTGATGGTGAGTCCCCAGGCGGTGCCGCCCGTCTGCCGCCTGCTCGACTATGGCCGGTTCCGCTACGAGCAGCAGCAGAACGAGAAGGAAAACCGCAAGCGGGTCCGGGCCCAGGAGGTCAAGGCGATCAAGTTCCGGGTCAAGATCGACGACCACGACTTCAACACCAAGACCGGACACGTGCGCCGCTTTCTGGAAGAGGGCCACAAGGTCAAGGTCACGATCATGTTCCGTGGCCGCGAACGCACTCACCCCGAGCTCGGTGAGCGCATCCTGCACCGGGTCGCCGACACCCTGGCCGACATCGGCGCCCCGGAAGGGATGCCCTCGATGATGGGCATGGACATGAACATGATCATGGCCCCCAAGGCTGGCGCGGCCCCCCGGCGCCCTGCCGACGCCCCCGAGGGCGGCGTCGCCGTCAACGCCTGA
- a CDS encoding NUDIX hydrolase, with protein sequence MGTLSLPPQATQVGLAVDVAAFAMHGGELRVLLVQRGELPHARDWALPGGFVGPGEALHEAALRELRTETTVELEPRHLEQFYTFGEPSRDPRGRIVSVAHLAVLPHGTVRVTGGGHTLGADWFPAHRPPRLAFDHALILGRALGRLQLRLEYANLALEFLPDAFTLPELQTVYEGVLDRSLDKRNFRKRVLAQGILVASGERRSGVGRPAQLYRRAKGAKAAAL encoded by the coding sequence ATGGGGACACTCTCCTTGCCGCCGCAGGCCACCCAGGTGGGGTTGGCCGTGGATGTGGCGGCCTTTGCCATGCACGGGGGGGAGTTGCGCGTGCTGCTCGTGCAGCGGGGGGAATTGCCCCACGCCCGCGACTGGGCGTTGCCGGGCGGCTTCGTGGGGCCGGGCGAGGCCCTGCACGAGGCCGCGCTCCGGGAACTGCGCACCGAGACGACGGTGGAACTCGAACCCCGGCACCTGGAACAGTTCTACACCTTCGGGGAGCCCAGCCGTGACCCACGCGGGCGCATCGTGTCGGTCGCGCACCTCGCCGTGCTGCCCCACGGCACCGTCCGGGTGACGGGCGGGGGGCACACGCTGGGCGCCGACTGGTTCCCCGCGCACCGTCCGCCCCGGCTCGCCTTCGACCATGCCCTGATCCTCGGCCGGGCGCTGGGGCGGCTGCAACTGCGGCTGGAGTACGCCAACCTCGCGCTCGAATTCCTGCCCGACGCCTTTACCCTGCCCGAACTTCAAACTGTCTACGAGGGGGTCCTCGACCGCTCGCTCGACAAGCGCAACTTTCGCAAGCGTGTTCTGGCGCAGGGCATCCTCGTCGCCAGCGGGGAGCGGCGCAGCGGGGTGGGGCGCCCCGCGCAGCTCTACCGCCGGGCGAAGGGGGCGAAGGCGGCGGCGCTCTGA
- a CDS encoding GNAT family N-acetyltransferase: MAPPPVRPARPADFPALCPMLLDLGFVEDEGALAARFPSFCTRDDFALLVAEDAEGRLLGYAAVHDYGPHLRSGDSQRTAKLDDLYTVPDARRQGVARLLMHAVEDWARARPLRYVFWYANDHSAAPAYERMGYRSADAGQEGYRFFEIDFGEANTRTPHPLRGS, encoded by the coding sequence ATGGCCCCGCCTCCCGTTCGCCCGGCCCGCCCCGCCGACTTCCCCGCCCTGTGCCCCATGCTGCTCGACCTGGGCTTCGTGGAGGACGAGGGCGCCCTCGCCGCCCGTTTTCCCTCCTTCTGCACCCGCGACGACTTCGCCCTGCTGGTCGCGGAGGACGCGGAGGGCCGCCTGCTCGGGTACGCCGCTGTCCATGACTACGGCCCTCACCTCCGCTCGGGGGACTCGCAGCGTACCGCCAAACTGGACGACCTCTACACCGTCCCCGACGCAAGAAGGCAGGGCGTGGCCCGTTTGCTCATGCACGCGGTGGAGGACTGGGCCCGTGCCCGGCCCCTGCGTTACGTCTTCTGGTATGCCAACGATCACAGCGCCGCGCCCGCCTACGAGCGGATGGGCTATCGCTCGGCGGACGCCGGGCAGGAAGGCTACCGCTTCTTCGAGATCGACTTCGGGGAGGCGAACACCCGCACCCCTCACCCCCTGCGCGGCTCGTAG
- a CDS encoding glutaredoxin domain-containing protein has product MIKMYTTSWCPDCHAAKRALSSKGIAYEEINIEQDERAADYVMSVNGGRRSVPTLVSGDVAHSLSGFRPQKLDAFLAAAGL; this is encoded by the coding sequence ATGATCAAGATGTACACGACGAGCTGGTGCCCCGACTGCCACGCCGCCAAACGCGCCCTGAGCAGCAAGGGGATCGCCTACGAGGAAATCAACATCGAGCAGGACGAGCGGGCCGCCGATTACGTGATGAGCGTCAACGGTGGGCGGCGGAGCGTTCCCACCCTCGTCAGCGGCGACGTGGCCCACAGCCTCAGCGGCTTCCGCCCGCAGAAGCTCGACGCCTTCCTGGCGGCCGCCGGGCTCTAG